In one window of Desulfovibrio sp. UCD-KL4C DNA:
- a CDS encoding radical SAM protein has translation MINKKQTLSGFPPKPFIMKFKPVEKQWYKVKKAYRSLRVKKYPTFIFGPQYKRSRDCIEIDITYRCNLRCLNCNRSINKAPENLDISLAMIDNFVSDSLIRNIHWKRIRILGGEPTLHPHFVSIVKKILKYRDSMGRGNVSIEVVTNGHGSYVQKQLNSLPSDVYIENSKKTPQEKLKFRPFSWAPQDFGQYSNNSYVNGCQIMKLCGMGLTPMGYYPCAISGGIDRIAKKQCGRNKIPTFDDDMKDILEWACSLCGRFLDGHHIPQKLLLPLTEELISPSWVKLYQDWQTKK, from the coding sequence ATGATAAATAAAAAACAAACTCTCAGTGGTTTTCCTCCTAAGCCCTTTATCATGAAATTTAAGCCAGTTGAAAAGCAATGGTATAAAGTTAAAAAGGCATACCGGTCCTTACGTGTAAAAAAATATCCGACATTTATTTTCGGACCCCAGTATAAAAGAAGTAGGGATTGTATCGAGATTGACATTACTTACCGCTGCAATTTGAGATGTCTGAATTGTAATAGATCTATCAACAAGGCCCCTGAAAATCTTGATATAAGCTTAGCTATGATTGATAATTTTGTGTCAGATTCATTGATTCGAAATATTCATTGGAAACGCATTCGAATCTTAGGAGGAGAACCTACATTACATCCTCATTTTGTAAGCATAGTGAAGAAAATTTTGAAATATAGAGATTCTATGGGACGGGGAAATGTAAGTATCGAAGTTGTAACGAATGGACATGGAAGCTATGTACAGAAACAACTTAATAGCCTGCCAAGTGATGTTTACATTGAAAATTCAAAGAAAACCCCACAGGAAAAATTAAAATTTAGGCCTTTTAGTTGGGCCCCTCAAGACTTTGGACAATATTCAAACAATTCATATGTAAACGGCTGCCAGATCATGAAATTATGCGGAATGGGCTTAACCCCTATGGGATATTATCCTTGTGCAATTTCTGGAGGAATTGATCGAATTGCCAAAAAACAATGCGGAAGAAATAAAATACCAACATTTGATGATGATATGAAAGATATCTTAGAATGGGCTTGCTCTCTTTGCGGACGATTTCTGGATGGTCACCATATTCCTCAAAAATTGTTGCTTCCACTAACGGAAGAATTGATATCTCCAAGTTGGGTTAAATTATATCAGGATTGGCAAACAAAAAAATAA
- a CDS encoding flagellar basal body-associated FliL family protein, which translates to METFLVKLKDERRLKLSATYEFDDNQILNMEVTATSRKNRIQSFLMEKTAGALDSKNGRMKLKSQIRYIANEVAFRNPVTDVDVMELVVQ; encoded by the coding sequence GTGGAAACATTTCTGGTCAAACTAAAGGACGAGCGCAGGCTGAAACTGTCCGCTACTTATGAATTCGATGATAACCAAATACTGAATATGGAAGTGACTGCTACCAGTCGCAAAAACCGGATACAGTCATTTCTGATGGAGAAAACTGCCGGAGCGCTAGATTCTAAAAATGGAAGGATGAAGTTGAAGTCCCAGATACGCTATATTGCCAATGAAGTAGCTTTCAGGAATCCAGTGACCGATGTTGATGTTATGGAGCTGGTGGTGCAGTAG
- a CDS encoding glycosyltransferase family A protein produces the protein MTLFNHKEPITLRKRLTPRNINVRRWPQQIKLYDADLIVGVTVHNNADSIKRCLQSILNQTEQFPVIILDDSSSDDWFDRCADLINRIDILVLSAHCGSAASARNAILDYVETEFSNVRWVARLDADDRLSFKNSLIAMRDAARKNDSKYVLGGNRLVKQGKLLACNNPATNSLKKNSFLINLLKKMAQGTASNEIPSCNLLIAPSAGWRYPEIKSAEDHWLVTSLLIFHPEDGSIVDDVYYADYTLQGSVTIACKQNGLAKQYREQLFQAAKLWISLKNGVNEILGFGCEGIVVRQGTQVEKHFYPWAINDEDVEYISNKSHESKILPDVNFVKKNNKWIAIYTFQKSFPVITITIKESLYILKEFLNKNFVCKNISRSNFRRIYDGSLVYIDIGVSISEMDISYFRDVAARMYAISALNLSSRELKRRYTKERQIEILSKLIGFEEFYKELIENHIKMIWKKCKIKTSVAHKNRETDVSLMIKVCSMDANIIYNQVAHIVSQLEIPANFDEKIILIDPFSGPYLRAYDKSNYSKLISEVKRLCLAGIVDRFLIAPKDCTRVADVNKRWFNLVCEKTHNSQKVPVTPQLWGFDQVKSRYLLQCDVDILVGRRDFCHDYLSEMIDALQSSDVFGIGFNIPHSPNSQDKTYDALPGDYVPEVRCGLFDLDRLKANRPFPNYIENGYLKLSWYRSIQRYQQTYGFRCLRGGSPRTFYVHPNNNCKADSNFYAKVRDLISQGVVPSLQYGQWDVKGSIEDWKYPVRSEKLVFLLRGRNTPLHKVNRCISSLLMQRVQNFGVILIDDASSIEHQNNLYREFSRLKRATFVCNTTRLGHIQNTIFAINQICTNNDTLVAILDLDDALIDRNTSLLIEEKHQQGHDVILGAMYRPDKPLKVYFPHFDAPRSHFGGEVWIHLRTFTRKLFKSIPQDSFKKGKEWVTVCEDYAIMVPIVELAKKPVYIPQYLYFHERSTFTSPALRGEKDLTIRTILKNKPLST, from the coding sequence ATGACTCTTTTTAATCACAAAGAACCTATTACTTTGCGCAAACGGCTAACACCAAGAAATATTAACGTGCGCCGATGGCCGCAACAAATTAAATTATATGATGCAGACTTAATTGTAGGAGTTACTGTTCACAATAATGCAGATTCAATTAAGCGCTGCCTGCAAAGCATATTGAATCAAACAGAGCAATTTCCAGTAATTATATTGGATGATTCATCCTCTGACGATTGGTTTGATCGTTGTGCAGATTTAATTAACAGAATCGATATTCTCGTCTTAAGTGCTCACTGTGGTTCTGCTGCCAGTGCTCGAAATGCTATACTAGATTATGTAGAAACTGAATTTTCTAATGTTCGATGGGTTGCTAGGCTTGATGCAGATGACAGGCTTTCCTTCAAAAATTCACTTATTGCAATGCGAGACGCTGCAAGGAAAAATGATTCAAAATATGTTTTAGGTGGGAATAGGCTTGTTAAACAAGGTAAACTACTGGCGTGTAATAATCCTGCAACCAATTCCTTGAAAAAAAACTCGTTCTTGATAAATTTACTTAAAAAAATGGCTCAGGGAACAGCAAGCAATGAAATCCCCTCTTGCAACTTACTCATAGCCCCTTCCGCTGGATGGCGTTATCCTGAAATTAAAAGCGCAGAAGACCATTGGCTTGTTACCAGCTTACTGATTTTTCATCCTGAGGATGGGAGCATCGTCGATGACGTGTATTACGCGGATTATACGTTACAAGGCTCCGTGACGATTGCATGTAAACAAAATGGGCTTGCAAAACAATATAGAGAACAATTGTTTCAAGCTGCTAAGTTGTGGATCTCCTTAAAAAACGGAGTTAATGAAATTCTTGGATTTGGCTGTGAAGGAATTGTTGTTCGCCAAGGCACACAAGTAGAAAAGCATTTTTATCCATGGGCCATAAATGATGAAGATGTAGAGTACATAAGTAATAAAAGCCATGAATCAAAAATATTGCCCGATGTTAATTTTGTAAAAAAAAATAATAAATGGATTGCAATATACACATTTCAAAAGTCATTTCCAGTAATTACTATAACAATCAAAGAGTCTCTTTATATTTTAAAAGAATTTTTAAATAAAAATTTTGTATGCAAAAACATATCTCGTTCAAATTTTAGAAGGATTTATGATGGTAGTTTGGTCTACATTGACATTGGGGTTTCTATATCTGAAATGGATATTTCGTACTTTAGAGATGTTGCTGCCAGAATGTATGCAATTTCAGCATTGAATTTGTCTTCAAGAGAGCTAAAAAGACGTTATACAAAAGAAAGGCAAATTGAAATATTAAGTAAATTAATTGGTTTTGAAGAATTTTACAAAGAATTAATTGAAAATCATATCAAAATGATATGGAAGAAATGCAAAATAAAAACAAGTGTAGCACATAAAAATAGAGAAACAGACGTCAGCTTAATGATAAAAGTGTGCTCTATGGATGCAAATATTATTTACAATCAAGTCGCGCATATAGTTTCACAGCTTGAAATTCCTGCAAATTTTGATGAAAAAATAATATTAATTGATCCTTTTTCTGGTCCTTACCTTAGAGCGTATGATAAAAGTAACTACTCCAAGCTTATATCTGAAGTAAAAAGACTCTGTCTGGCTGGAATTGTTGACCGTTTTTTGATTGCCCCTAAAGATTGTACCAGAGTTGCAGATGTAAACAAGAGATGGTTCAATCTTGTCTGTGAAAAAACTCATAACTCCCAGAAGGTTCCTGTCACCCCCCAACTATGGGGATTTGACCAAGTCAAATCCCGATATTTATTACAGTGTGATGTAGATATTTTGGTAGGGCGCCGTGATTTTTGTCACGACTATCTTTCTGAAATGATTGACGCACTTCAGTCGAGCGACGTTTTTGGAATTGGCTTTAATATTCCCCACTCTCCAAATTCTCAAGATAAGACATATGATGCTTTACCGGGAGATTACGTGCCAGAGGTCCGTTGTGGATTGTTTGACTTGGATCGGCTGAAAGCCAATAGGCCCTTTCCGAATTATATAGAAAATGGGTATTTAAAGCTGTCGTGGTATCGGTCTATCCAACGCTACCAACAAACATATGGCTTCAGATGTCTTCGTGGTGGTTCTCCCAGAACCTTTTATGTCCACCCTAATAACAATTGTAAAGCCGACAGTAATTTTTATGCGAAAGTACGAGATCTTATATCACAAGGGGTTGTTCCTTCGTTGCAATATGGACAATGGGACGTTAAAGGAAGCATAGAGGATTGGAAATATCCAGTGAGGAGTGAGAAGCTTGTTTTCCTTTTAAGAGGACGAAACACACCATTACACAAAGTTAATAGATGTATTTCTAGCCTTTTAATGCAGAGGGTACAGAATTTTGGCGTGATTCTAATCGATGATGCGTCGTCCATAGAGCATCAAAATAATCTGTATAGGGAATTTTCACGATTGAAAAGAGCCACTTTTGTTTGTAATACCACACGACTTGGGCATATTCAAAATACTATTTTTGCGATAAATCAAATTTGTACCAATAACGATACCCTAGTAGCAATATTAGACTTAGATGATGCGCTCATAGATAGAAATACAAGCCTGTTAATCGAAGAAAAGCACCAGCAAGGACATGATGTTATTTTGGGGGCGATGTATCGCCCCGACAAACCTTTAAAGGTTTATTTCCCTCACTTTGATGCCCCGCGTTCACACTTCGGAGGAGAAGTATGGATTCATTTACGAACTTTTACTAGGAAATTGTTTAAATCTATACCTCAAGACTCTTTTAAAAAAGGTAAAGAGTGGGTGACCGTATGCGAAGATTACGCAATCATGGTTCCTATAGTGGAGTTGGCAAAAAAACCAGTCTATATTCCACAATATCTTTATTTCCATGAACGCTCCACATTCACGTCACCAGCTTTACGAGGAGAAAAAGATTTGACGATTCGAACTATACTAAAAAATAAACCTCTTAGTACATGA
- a CDS encoding helix-turn-helix transcriptional regulator codes for MSDLQNVFGEHLKSLRKSKGLTQDELVELCGLSVQYLGDVERGKANATINVLGKIGQALGVSTAELFDTAEFQVSTEDLREQLRTYISRADSETLRQLYAITRIISR; via the coding sequence ATGAGCGATCTGCAAAACGTATTTGGTGAACATTTAAAATCATTAAGAAAATCAAAAGGACTGACACAGGATGAATTGGTAGAACTGTGTGGTCTTTCAGTACAATATTTGGGTGATGTAGAACGTGGGAAGGCCAATGCGACCATCAACGTACTAGGAAAAATAGGACAGGCTTTAGGCGTATCGACAGCAGAGTTATTTGACACCGCAGAATTTCAGGTATCCACAGAAGACCTACGAGAACAACTCCGCACCTACATTTCCCGTGCAGATAGTGAAACACTCCGTCAACTCTACGCCATCACCCGTATAATTTCTCGATAA
- a CDS encoding glycosyltransferase family A protein, with product MPNYRIRCCVLVATLGRSDKFLKRAIPSIQCQSVKPEAVVIVCDGKPFGPEICAKIKNLLLNIPVFFLANTRTPGVAGAWNSGLLFLRENINAEYVALLDDDDSWDNNHLYLNLTSAQKNDSNVVVSGLRIVKDGVPVECDIITSLNENNFLIGNPGWQGSNTFISVDLLFLVGDFREGLASLNDRDLAIRVIRHPQCKISYTGSWSATWYLTTKGNQLSSFRNSNKISGLRSFWGIYRDDMSEAIQRKFFSRAEKLFGVPKQEITIYDK from the coding sequence TTGCCAAATTATCGGATTAGGTGTTGTGTCCTAGTAGCAACGTTAGGGCGAAGTGATAAGTTTTTGAAAAGAGCCATACCATCGATTCAATGCCAATCAGTAAAACCAGAAGCTGTAGTTATCGTATGTGATGGGAAACCGTTTGGCCCAGAAATCTGTGCAAAAATTAAAAACTTGCTCCTAAATATCCCTGTGTTTTTTTTAGCGAACACAAGGACCCCTGGTGTAGCAGGTGCTTGGAATTCTGGTCTTCTTTTCTTGAGGGAAAACATAAATGCTGAGTATGTCGCATTGTTAGATGATGATGACAGCTGGGATAATAATCATCTGTATTTAAACCTCACTTCTGCCCAAAAAAATGATTCAAACGTTGTTGTTTCAGGTCTCAGAATTGTGAAAGATGGCGTTCCTGTCGAGTGTGACATTATTACTTCACTAAATGAAAATAACTTTTTGATTGGAAATCCAGGATGGCAGGGGTCAAATACATTTATTAGCGTAGATTTACTATTTCTAGTCGGTGATTTTCGTGAAGGTTTGGCTAGTTTAAATGATAGAGATTTAGCCATTAGAGTTATTCGGCATCCACAATGCAAAATATCATATACAGGTTCTTGGTCAGCTACATGGTATTTAACAACAAAAGGCAATCAACTAAGCTCATTTCGAAACAGCAATAAAATAAGTGGATTAAGATCCTTTTGGGGAATTTACAGAGACGATATGAGCGAGGCTATTCAGAGGAAATTCTTTTCTCGAGCTGAAAAGTTATTTGGGGTGCCAAAACAGGAAATAACAATTTATGATAAATAA